In Myxococcus stipitatus, the following are encoded in one genomic region:
- a CDS encoding metalloenzyme: MRVALLFIDGVGIGRKDPAINPLAHREHLLSCFQDAPGPLLPEGGRCLAVDTTFGVAGRPQSASNQTAILTGEPAPTLVGQHVLGYPNAPLRGLLAQRSIVKRLGDAGRVATFANAYPAPYLDALGVPRRATTSPPEFTPSPSALRRMKPSAAKLAFAAGNVPLRTLEDARADDGLTHDITGASARAYGLPAPERTPEGAAEVFWRIASGADFTFFEHYLADEAGHAQDFTAAHAALDTFDAFLRAVVASRPPDTRVLVCSDHGNVEDLSTRGHTLHPVPVLYFGPPAPELESFSTVADVGRAVLRWLGTE; the protein is encoded by the coding sequence GTGCGCGTCGCGCTCCTGTTCATCGACGGTGTCGGCATTGGCCGGAAGGACCCGGCCATCAATCCACTGGCGCACCGTGAACACCTGCTTTCCTGCTTCCAGGACGCCCCCGGTCCGCTCCTGCCGGAGGGCGGCCGCTGTCTCGCCGTGGACACCACCTTCGGCGTGGCCGGGCGCCCACAGTCCGCCTCCAATCAGACGGCCATCCTCACGGGTGAGCCCGCCCCCACCCTCGTGGGCCAACACGTGCTGGGCTACCCCAACGCCCCCCTGCGCGGCCTGCTCGCGCAGCGCTCCATCGTCAAGCGGCTGGGGGACGCGGGCCGCGTCGCCACCTTCGCCAACGCCTACCCCGCCCCGTACCTGGATGCGCTCGGCGTCCCCCGGCGCGCCACCACGTCTCCCCCGGAGTTCACCCCGTCCCCCTCGGCCCTGCGCCGCATGAAGCCCTCCGCCGCGAAGCTGGCCTTCGCCGCGGGCAACGTGCCCCTGCGCACGCTGGAGGACGCCCGCGCGGATGACGGCCTCACCCACGACATCACCGGCGCCAGCGCCCGCGCCTATGGCCTCCCCGCCCCGGAGCGCACCCCCGAGGGCGCCGCCGAGGTCTTCTGGCGCATCGCCTCCGGCGCGGACTTCACCTTCTTCGAGCACTACCTGGCCGACGAGGCCGGCCACGCGCAGGACTTCACGGCCGCACACGCGGCGCTGGACACCTTCGACGCCTTCCTCCGCGCGGTGGTGGCCTCCCGCCCTCCGGACACCCGGGTGCTGGTGTGCAGCGACCACGGGAACGTCGAGGACCTGTCCACACGCGGACACACCCTCCACCCCGTCCCCGTGCTCTACTTCGGACCGCCCGCGCCGGAGCTGGAGTCCTTCTCCACCGTCGCCGACGTGGGACGCGCGGTGCTGCGCTGGCTGGGGACGGAGTGA
- a CDS encoding OmpA family protein, with product MKRLRPVVLHMEPQAWRRLAWARVWGLLLVLLGGVATRAEPVPEGEAWLELAHEDRLGPGSHWELVSVEYLLDGHALSTAVSQGTSSSAKYPLPLGLRWLDVSAVYVGRSSVFSYVEGYRFVMRARVTLDARPGDSVRITSTAYARDGITVQWQQRPSFLVIGQPHEAVVGIEYGPMVNTPLPEVVAARVVDEVLAEARRLSQRSSEAPGTASSDALPVTCVLAPVFFAFFDTRISDEGQQALLRAAECLHRRPQLRVRLQGHADVLGPESVNASLGLGRAQSVAAMLQAMGIDGSRLFLETRGAEQPPCDDGTPECFARSRRVELVAEPSPP from the coding sequence GTGAAGCGTCTTCGGCCTGTGGTGCTCCACATGGAGCCCCAGGCGTGGCGCCGCCTCGCGTGGGCTCGCGTGTGGGGCCTCTTGCTCGTCCTGCTCGGTGGCGTCGCGACGCGCGCCGAACCTGTTCCCGAGGGCGAGGCGTGGCTCGAGCTCGCGCATGAAGACCGGCTGGGGCCAGGGAGTCACTGGGAGCTGGTCTCCGTCGAGTACCTGCTGGATGGGCATGCCTTGTCCACGGCGGTCTCTCAGGGAACCTCGAGCAGCGCGAAGTACCCGTTGCCGCTGGGGCTTCGTTGGCTCGACGTGTCGGCGGTCTACGTGGGCCGCTCGTCGGTCTTCTCCTATGTGGAGGGCTATCGCTTCGTGATGCGAGCCCGCGTCACGCTCGATGCGAGGCCCGGTGATTCCGTGCGCATCACCTCGACGGCCTACGCCCGGGACGGCATCACCGTGCAGTGGCAGCAGCGCCCGTCGTTCCTGGTCATCGGGCAGCCGCACGAAGCGGTGGTGGGTATCGAGTACGGGCCGATGGTGAACACCCCGCTCCCGGAGGTCGTCGCGGCGCGTGTCGTCGACGAGGTGCTCGCCGAGGCCCGGCGGCTGTCTCAACGGTCTTCCGAGGCCCCCGGCACGGCCTCTTCCGACGCGTTGCCCGTCACGTGTGTGCTCGCGCCTGTCTTCTTCGCCTTCTTCGACACGCGAATCTCCGACGAGGGACAGCAAGCGCTGCTGCGCGCGGCGGAGTGCCTCCACCGGCGTCCCCAGTTGCGCGTCCGGCTCCAAGGTCATGCCGACGTGTTGGGGCCCGAGTCCGTCAATGCCTCGCTGGGCCTGGGCCGCGCTCAGTCCGTGGCCGCGATGCTCCAGGCGATGGGCATCGACGGCTCGCGTCTCTTCCTGGAGACCCGGGGCGCGGAACAACCGCCGTGCGACGATGGAACGCCTGAGTGTTTTGCTCGCAGCCGGCGTGTCGAGTTGGTCGCGGAGCCGTCTCCTCCCTGA
- a CDS encoding hybrid sensor histidine kinase/response regulator, which yields MAEQPRNSQELSAEATDSRTLLERLQQSAEVLEQLSMTRAPGLPEATSVALRREAAALRELRGDLGLLLTSWSLLTDTSQKLLNLPTDALETGVHGALEVLARHIDAQRGYVNLLSDDGEHLAESYEWCSKAVRPHGLADHRGRSVSTFRWTLSELRAGRVVAVTNTARLPAEAHEEQLVCTQLGVRAYVNVPLLLAGRLIGWMGFDAVDSPREWKLEERHLMRLTGHMLVTAVERRRREVLLLQENEREQREQSLSILAAGLAHEINNPLAYTAGNLEYLRERLPSLCVQADDECRQVLDEALEGTSRIQRIVADLKSLSAATAEPVEPVDLRAVAESTLRMAANQLRHRAQIVRDYPADVPRVRGTSTKLGQVMLNLLLNAAHAIPEGRVSDNRITVVLRAVQDDVSLSISDTGCGIAPEVMPRIFDPLFTTRRSGEGMGMGLAICRDIIAALGGRIDVRSEQGRGTTVELVLPRAEHPTLETPRSPSPEPSVGRRVLVVDDEPRVLDLMKRLLRGHVLVTVANGREALEYLSNDRAFDVILCDLMMPELTGMDVYHSVLKTWPGLHERIVFISGGAFTPETKRFLQDVRNPVLAKPFEAQNLRDVVMAAGGSRPG from the coding sequence ATGGCCGAGCAGCCGCGGAACAGCCAGGAGCTGTCCGCCGAGGCAACGGACTCACGGACATTGCTGGAGCGGCTCCAGCAATCCGCCGAGGTCCTGGAGCAACTCAGCATGACTCGGGCCCCGGGACTTCCGGAGGCCACGTCCGTGGCGTTGCGGCGGGAAGCCGCGGCGCTGCGTGAGCTGCGCGGAGACCTGGGGCTGTTGCTCACGAGCTGGTCGCTGCTCACCGACACCTCGCAGAAGCTGCTGAACCTTCCGACGGACGCGCTGGAGACAGGTGTGCATGGCGCGCTGGAGGTCCTCGCGCGGCACATCGACGCGCAGCGCGGCTACGTCAACCTGCTCTCCGACGACGGCGAGCACCTGGCGGAGAGCTACGAGTGGTGCTCGAAGGCCGTGCGCCCCCATGGGCTCGCGGACCACCGGGGACGCAGTGTCTCGACGTTCCGCTGGACGCTGAGCGAGCTGCGCGCGGGGCGGGTGGTCGCGGTGACCAACACGGCGCGCCTTCCCGCCGAAGCCCATGAAGAGCAACTCGTCTGCACACAGCTCGGGGTCCGCGCCTACGTCAACGTCCCGTTGTTGCTGGCCGGGAGGCTGATCGGCTGGATGGGCTTCGACGCGGTGGACTCGCCGCGCGAGTGGAAGCTCGAGGAGCGCCACCTGATGCGCTTGACGGGCCACATGCTCGTCACCGCGGTGGAGCGCAGGCGCCGGGAGGTGCTGCTGCTCCAGGAGAATGAGCGCGAGCAGCGCGAACAATCCTTGAGCATCCTCGCCGCGGGCCTGGCGCATGAAATCAACAACCCGCTGGCGTACACGGCGGGCAACCTGGAGTACCTGCGCGAGCGGCTGCCGAGCCTGTGCGTGCAAGCGGACGACGAGTGCCGGCAGGTGCTCGATGAAGCACTCGAGGGGACCTCGCGCATCCAGCGCATCGTCGCGGACCTCAAGTCGCTCTCGGCCGCGACGGCGGAGCCCGTGGAGCCCGTGGACCTCAGGGCCGTCGCGGAGAGCACGCTGCGGATGGCGGCCAACCAACTCCGGCACCGGGCGCAGATTGTCCGCGACTACCCGGCGGACGTGCCCCGGGTTCGAGGGACGTCGACAAAGCTGGGCCAGGTGATGCTCAACCTGCTGCTCAACGCGGCCCACGCCATCCCCGAGGGACGCGTCTCCGACAACCGCATCACCGTCGTCCTGAGGGCCGTGCAAGACGACGTGTCGCTGTCCATCTCCGACACCGGCTGTGGCATCGCCCCCGAGGTGATGCCGCGCATCTTCGACCCGCTGTTCACCACGCGCCGCTCCGGCGAAGGCATGGGCATGGGCCTGGCCATCTGCCGCGATATCATCGCCGCGCTCGGCGGCCGGATTGACGTGAGGAGCGAGCAGGGCCGCGGCACCACCGTGGAGCTTGTCCTTCCGCGCGCAGAGCACCCCACGCTCGAGACACCGAGGAGTCCCAGCCCCGAACCCTCCGTGGGCCGGCGGGTGCTGGTGGTCGACGACGAGCCGCGGGTCCTCGACTTGATGAAGCGGCTCTTGCGAGGCCACGTGCTCGTCACCGTCGCCAACGGCCGTGAGGCGCTGGAGTACCTGAGCAACGACAGGGCCTTCGACGTCATCCTGTGTGACTTGATGATGCCGGAGTTGACGGGCATGGACGTGTACCACTCCGTCCTGAAGACCTGGCCGGGCCTTCACGAGCGCATCGTCTTCATCAGCGGCGGAGCCTTCACGCCCGAGACGAAGCGGTTCCTTCAAGACGTGCGCAATCCGGTGCTGGCCAAGCCCTTCGAGGCCCAGAACCTGCGCGACGTGGTGATGGCCGCGGGCGGCTCGCGGCCCGGTTGA